A section of the Centroberyx gerrardi isolate f3 chromosome 8, fCenGer3.hap1.cur.20231027, whole genome shotgun sequence genome encodes:
- the htr1aa gene encoding 5-hydroxytryptamine (serotonin) receptor 1A a translates to MDFITSSNDSNATTGFPDGVDVVADWDGSENGTASGSLPDLELSYQIVTSLLLAALILCSIFGNACVVAAIALERSLQNVANYLIGSLAVTDLMVSVLVLPMAALYQVLNKWTLGQEICDIFISLDVLCCTSSILHLCAIALDRYWAITDPIDYVNKRTPRRAALLISVTWLIGFSISIPPMLGWRSAEDRANPDACTISQDPGYTIYSTFGAFYIPLILMLVLYGRIFKAARFRIRKTVKKPEKAKVSDRCLTVSPAIFHKKTNGEAGGKGWKRSEETKPSSPCVNGAVKHGEEGESLEIIEVISNSKTHLPLPNTPQSSQGYGNMNEKNSEAKRKIALARERKTVKTLGIIMGTFIFCWLPFFIVALVLPFCAESCYMPDWLGAVINWLGYSNSLLNPIIYAYFNKDFQSAFKKIIKCKFHRP, encoded by the coding sequence ATGGATTTTATAACAAGCAGCAACGACAGCAACGCGACCACCGGTTTCCCTGACGGGGTGGACGTGGTGGCAGACTGGGACGGGAGTGAGAACGGCACGGCTTCTGGGTCTCTGCCGGACCTGGAGCTGAGTTACCAGATTGTCACCTCTCTGCTCCTGGCGGCCCTCATCCTCTGCTCCATATTTGGCAACGCGTGCGTCGTGGCAGCCATCGCCCTGGAGAGATCTCTCCAGAATGTGGCCAACTATCTGATCGGCTCCCTGGCCGTGACAGACCTCATGGTGTCGGTGCTGGTGCTTCCCATGGCGGCCCTCTACCAAGTTTTGAACAAGTGGACACTGGGACAGGAGATCTGCGATATATTCATCTCTCTGGATGTACTGTGTTGCACATCATCCATCCTGCACCTGTGCGCAATTGCCTTGGACAGGTACTGGGCCATAACGGACCCCATCGACTATGTAAATAAACGGACACCAAGGCGAGCTGCGCTCTTGATTAGCGTGACTTGGCTGATCGgtttctccatctctattcCGCCTATGTTAGGCTGGAGGAGCGCGGAGGACAGGGCGAACCCCGACGCTTGCACCATCAGCCAGGACCCGGGCTACACTATCTACTCCACATTTGGGGCTTTTTATATCCCCCTTATCCTCATGTTGGTCTTGTACGGGCGGATATTCAAGGCTGCCCGGTTCCGGATTCGAAAGACGGTCAAGAAACCCGAGAAGGCAAAAGTGTCAGACCGGTGCTTGACCGTGTCTCCGGCGATTTTTCACAAGAAAACCAACGGGGAGGCCGGGGGCAAAGGCTGGAAGCGCAGCGAGGAGACTAAACCCAGCTCTCCGTGCGTAAACGGCGCGGTGAAGCATGGAGAGGAGGGCGAGTCGCTGGAGATCATAGAAGTTATCAGCAACTCAAAGACCCACCTGCCCCTGCCCAACACCCCCCAGTCCTCGCAGGGCTACGGAAACATGAACGAAAAGAACTCGGAGGCGAAGAGAAAAATAGCGCTGGCCAGGGAACGTAAAACGGTCAAAACACTGGGAATCATCATGGGGACTTTCATCTTCTGCTGGCTGCCCTTTTTCATCGTTGCACTGGTGCTGCCTTTCTGTGCGGAGAGCTGCTACATGCCCGACTGGCTGGGCGCAGTCATAAACTGGCTGGGCTACTCCAACTCCCTCCTAAACCCCATCATATATGCCTACTTCAACAAAGACTTCCAAAGTGCTTTCAAGAAGATTATAAAATGCAAATTCCACAGACCTTGA